A window of the Electrophorus electricus isolate fEleEle1 chromosome 11, fEleEle1.pri, whole genome shotgun sequence genome harbors these coding sequences:
- the lrrc18a gene encoding leucine-rich repeat-containing protein 18 produces MAKEKKRGTKGKKITLKMARNAFKVTPDGKRRLDLSNMGLHTFPKCILQLTNIEELDLSRNYLRKIPDFIGQLTSVHWLDLHSNYIKKLPKTIGQLKALSYLNLCNNRLETAGLPADIGNLKSLRTLNLGMNRLTALPPTMAALTNLRELGLFDNLLTTLPEFIGVLKNLTNLNTKRNPVACSQEDAKEVKATECLYLVREEDLCKVCLEKCKEARERLEKKRLSDQPHKRHNFFGLFRPNSVARSNQEMQW; encoded by the coding sequence ATGGCTAAGGAGAAGAAGAGGGGAACCAAGGGCAAAAAGATCACCCTTAAAATGGCCAGGAATGCCTTCAAGGTGACGCCCGATGGAAAGCGGCGGCTGGATCTCAGCAACATGGGCCTCCACACTTTTCCCAAATGCATCTTACAACTGACCAATATAGAGGAGCTGGACCTGAGCCGCAATTATCTGAGGAAGATCCCAGACTTCATCGGGCAGCTAACCAGCGTTCACTGGCTAGACCTCCACAGCAACTACATCAAGAAGCTGCCCAAGACCATTGGGCAGTTGAAGGCCCTGAGCTACCTCAACCTGTGCAACAACAGACTGGAAACAGCCGGGCTCCCTGCTGACATTGGCAACCTGAAGAGCCTGCGGACACTCAACCTGGGCATGAACCGGCTCACGGCGCTGCCACCCACCATGGCCGCTCTGACCAACCTGAGAGAGCTAGGCCTGTTCGACAACCTGCTCACCACGCTCCCAGAATTCATAGGTGTGCTGAAGAACCTGACCAACCTCAACACCAAGCGCAACCCTGTGGCCTGTTCTCAGGAGGATGCCAAAGAAGTGAAAGCCACTGAGTGTCTGTACTTGGTGAGGGAGGAGGATCTGTGTAAGGTTTGTCTGGAAAAATGTaaggaagcgagagagaggctggAAAAGAAAAGGCTTTCTGATCAACCACACAAGAGGCATAATTTCTTTGGGCTATTCAGACCAAACTCAGTGGCACGGAGCAATCAAGAGATGCAGTGGTAG
- the vstm4a gene encoding V-set and transmembrane domain-containing protein 4a: MKLSSVVIVLLTKAFFGELTEALNVTVTPGPVSMCLEGENITVSCLVSQKKRSSSVLVLRWLYFPTPNEEHLVVKMNFKKAKYYGNYSRSFAQMKFQLWEEVEGQIYHLLILKVSREDGGNYTCKVQEIRRHRNKWRSSSNGTGSMELRVHYTTASESTDNIWRLFQDLYLCAVLICSAGLLCMLLFTVTITCQYIQHKQKLKANYYLVKFPDSSSGETMTSVASSSTGMHRKEKRHKAPPKCITPQPPQIPVKAPVPNKPRRTKLLKVQPKKTHMPRVADDSLTYAELELVKPVPEAKSSNSGTAQLEPSSGTVYAQILFVEKQV, translated from the exons ATGAAACTTTCATCTGTTGTGATAGTTCTCCTGACTAAGGCCTTTTTTGGAG AGCTGACTGAAGCCCTGAATGTGACGGTGACCCCAGGACCTGTCAGTATGTGTCTGGAAGGAGAGAATATCACTGTGTCCTGTTTGGTGTCTCAGAAGAAGAGGAGTAGCAGTGTCCTGGTGCTGCGCTGGCTCTACTTCCCCACACCCAATGAAGAGCACCTAGTGGTCAAGATGAACTTCAAGAAAGCTAAGTACTATGGGAACTACAGTCGTAGTTTTGCCCAGATGAAATTCCAGCTCTGGGAGGAGGTGGAAGGGCAGATATACCACCTGCTGATCCTAAAGGTGTCCAGGGAAGATGGAGGCAACTACACCTGTAAAGTGCAAGAGATACGCAGACATAGGAACAAGTGGAGATCCTCCTCAAATGGCACAGGCTCCATGGAGTTACGAG TGCACTACACTACAGCCTCTGAGAGCACTGATAATATATGGCGCTTGTTCCAAG ATCTTTATCTGTGTGCAGTGCTAATCTGCTCAGCTGGTCTCCTGTGTATGCTTCTCTTCACTGTAACAATTACATGCCAGTatatacaacacaaacagaagctaAAAG CCAACTACTATTTGGTGAAGTTCCCTGATAGCAG TTCAGGGGAGACAATGACCAGCGTGGCCAGTTCCTCCACTGGTATGCACAGGAAAGAAAAGCGGCATAAAGCCCCACCCAAATGCATCACTCCACAACCACCACAGATCCCAGTGAAAG cTCCTGTCCCAAATAAGCCACGCAGGACCAAACTTTTAAAAGTCCAAcctaaaaaaacacacatg CCAAGGGTGGCAGATGACAGCCTGACATATGCTGAGCTGGAGCTGGTCAAACCAGTGCCTGAAGCTAAAAGCAGCAACTCAGGGACTGCACAACTGGAACCCAGCTCAGGAACTGTATACGCCCAGATTCTCTTTGTGGAAAAGCAAGTCTGA